In the genome of Vicia villosa cultivar HV-30 ecotype Madison, WI unplaced genomic scaffold, Vvil1.0 ctg.003264F_1_1, whole genome shotgun sequence, one region contains:
- the LOC131640667 gene encoding calcium-dependent protein kinase 2-like, with translation MGNCCSQGGDTPAENMAAADKGETNQQNTNNNKSNDNEPSTNPITTPPPTSKPPAANTPPPSKPSKPAAMGPVLQRPMEDVRATYTIGKELGRGQFGVTHLCTNKVTKEQFACKTIAKRKLVNKEDIEDVRREVQIMHHLTGQPNIVELKGAYEDKQSVHLVMELCAGGELFDRIIAKGLYTERAAASLLRTIVQIIHTLHSMGVIHRDLKPENFLLLSKDENAPLKATDFGLSVFFKQGDMFKDIVGSAYYIAPEVLKRRYGPEVDIWSIGVMLYILLSGVPPFWAESEHGIFNAILRGHIDFQSDPWPTISPAAKDLVRKMLNSDPKQRLTAQEVLDHPWTKEDGEAPDKPIDNAVLGRLKQFRAMNQFKKVALRVIAGCLSEEEIMGLKEMFKGMDTDNSGTITIEELKLGLQQQGTKLSEQEVQQLMEAADADGNGTIDYDEFITATMHMNRMNREEHLYTAFQYFDKDNSGFITTEELDQALREYNMHDGRDIKDILQEVDGDNDGRINYDEFAAMMRKGNPEAHTKKRRDSFVSVTQ, from the exons ATGGGAAATTGTTGCTCCCAAGGCGGAGATACCCCGGCCGAAAACATGGCCGCCGCGGACAAGGGAGAAACCAACCAACAAAACACCAACAATAATAAGAGTAATGATAACGAGCCATCCACTAACCCTATCACTACGCCACCCCCAACCTCCAAACCACCGGCCGCCAACACACCACCTCCATCAAAACCCTCCAAACCGGCCGCTATGGGGCCCGTTCTACAACGACCAATGGAAGACGTGAGAGCTACATACACCATAGGGAAAGAGCTAGGGAGAGGACAATTTGGGGTAACACATTTGTGTACAAATAAGGTCACAAAAGAACAATTTGCATGCAAAACAATTGCCAAGAGAAAACTTGTGAATAAAGAGGATATAGAAGATGTTAGAAGGGAGGTGCAAATAATGCATCATCTAACAGGTCAACCAAACATTGTGGAACTAAAAGGTGCATATGAAGACAAACAATCTGTTCATTTGGTTATGGAATTATGCGCCGGTGGTGAACTATTTGATCGAATCATCGCAAAAGGACTTTATACGGAACGTGCTGCAGCTTCCTTGTTGAGAACCATTGTGCAAATTATCCATACTTTGCATTCAATGGGTGTCATTCATAGAGATCTTAAACCTGAAAATTTCCTCTTGTTGAGTAAGGATGAAAATGCACCTCTTAAGGCCACCGATTTTGGTCTCTCCGTTTTTTTCAAACAAG GAGACATGTTCAAAGATATTGTTGGGAGTGCATATTACATAGCACCAGAGGTGCTGAAGAGGAGATATGGACCAGAAGTTGACATATGGAGTATTGGCGTCATGCTATACATTCTTCTTAGTGGAGTCCCTCCTTTTTGGGCAG AATCTGAACATGGAATATTCAATGCCATATTAAGAGGACACATTGACTTTCAAAGCGATCCATGGCCTACAATTTCACCTGCAGCAAAAGATCTTGTAAGGAAAATGTTGAATTCAGATCCCAAACAAAGACTTACAGCACAAGAAGTTTTGG ATCATCCTTGGACCAAGGAGGATGGAGAAGCACCAGATAAACCTATTGATAATGCTGTATTGGGCAGGCTCAAGCAGTTCAGAGCAATGAACCAATTTAAGAAAGTTGCTCTAAGG GTTATTGCTGGATGTTTAtcagaagaagaaattatggGGTTGAAAGAAATGTTCAAGGGAATGGACACTGACAACAGTGGAACCATTACAATTGAAGAACTCAAACTAGGCCTTCAACAGCAAGGAACTAAGCTTTCAGAACAAGAAGTTCAACAATTAATGGAAGCT GCTGATGCTGATGGTAATGGAACGATAGATTACGACGAGTTCATCACAGCAACAATGCATATGAATAGAATGAATAGAGAAGAACATCTTTACACTGCATTCCAATATTTTGATAAAGATAACAGCGG GTTCATTACCACTGAAGAACTAGATCAAGCACTCCGTGAATACAACATGCATGATGGAAGAGACATCAAGGATATTCTTCAAGAAGTTGATGGAGACAAT GATGGACGTATAAACTATGATGAGTTTGCGGCAATGATGAGAAAAGGAAACCCAGAAGCTCATACTAAGAAGAGGCGTGATTCATTTGTTTCTGTTACACAATAG